Proteins from one Oryza sativa Japonica Group chromosome 12, ASM3414082v1 genomic window:
- the LOC4352523 gene encoding pentatricopeptide repeat-containing protein GUN1, chloroplastic: MATPTHFTPSQTHAAASHHHPSAAAAASAASARLHASAQPASAAASASAAAAALCPPFPAAGAACPPAQGPIFGGGPGAKPWVVQQQQPQRAAAAALGPEFRRARSTRNISKRSRGGAWGAQDRGGGARGGPFSAAAGRCVEKLLRVAPDDRRALGAALASSRGELVAPDDYCHVLRELGDRDKSALRAFEVFHAALPHVGNGAVDKGKLLTASIGALGKMGRPDLARRAFDDGVAGGYGNTVFAHSALISAYARSGLANEAMGVLESMKGAGLRPTTVSYNAVIDACGKGGVDLRFTLGYFRQMLKDGLCPDRKTFNSLLAACSRVGHLEDARAVFDEMIHLGIGRDIYTYNTFIDAICKCGNMELAMQVLLDMEAKGVKPNVVTYSTLIDGYSKLEKYEEALKLCEKMKSMRIQLDRVCYNTLLAIYVKAGKYAEIANVCDEMEELGIEKDTVTYNSLINGYGKQGRLDIVSILVQDMRKRGVAPSVLTYSTLIDIYSKAGMHGDAFNVYLDFKESGLKPDVVLFSSFIDTLAKNGLIEWALSLLNDMTEMGIKPNVVTYNAIIDAFGKSKVMMEDDSEVGDMGIVGVYGGQIVRVANPVSRGGRSATDVRMRRSQELFFILELFQKMVQQGVRPNVVTFSAILNACSRCNSFEDAALLLEQLRLFDNFVYGVAYGLLVGSREVWSQAQSLFNQLGRMDSPTSSAFYNALTDVLWHFGQRRKAQQVVFEGINRRVWENTWGEFCLDLHLMSCGAAQAMVHAWLLNVRSIVFEGRAMPEFLSILTGWGKHSRIAGASTLRRVIEALLNSIGAPFQVERFNIGRFVSPSAVVAAWLRESGTFNILLLHDERVQQAAPSNLVPRLQALQL; this comes from the exons atggcgacgccgACGCACTTCACGCCGTCGCAGACGCACGCCGCGGCTTCGCACCACCAcccgtccgcggcggcggcggcgagcgcggcgtccGCGCGGCTCCACgcgtcggcgcagccggcgtcggcggcggcgtcggcgtcggccgcggcggcggcgctgtgccCGCCGTTccccgcggcgggggcggcgtgcCCGCCAGCGCAGGGCCCCATCTTCGGCGGGGGGCCCGGGGCGAAGCCGTGGgtggtgcagcagcagcagccacagcgcgccgcggcggcggcgctggggccGGAGTTCAGGCGCGCGCGCTCCACGAGGAACATCTCCAagcgcagccgcggcggcgcgtggggcgCGCAGGACCGGgggggcggcgcgcgcggcgggcccttctccgccgccgcggggcgcTGCGTGGAGAAGCTGCTCCGCGTGGCGCCCGACGACCGCCGCGCGCTCGGCGCGgccctcgcctcctcccgcgGCGAGCTGGTGGCTCCCGATGACTACTGCCATGTCCTGCGAGAGCTCGGCGACCGGGACAAATCCGCGCTCCGTGCGTTCGAGGTGTTCCACGCCGCGCTGCCGCATGTCGGCAATGGCGCCGTCGACAAAGGCAAGCTCCTGACTGCTTCCATTGGTGCGCTCGGCAAGATGGGGAGACCAGACCTTGCAAGGAGAGCCTTCGATGATGGCGTTGCGGGGGGTTACGGCAACACGGTGTTTGCGCATTCGGCTCTAATTTCAGCGTATGCAAGGAGCGGTCTTGCGAATGAGGCCATGGGGGTGCTCGAGTCGATGAAAGGTGCAGGACTGCGGCCTACCACGGTGTCTTACAATGCGGTGATTGATGCGTGTGGTAAAGGCGGCGTCGACCTTAGGTTCACACTTGGTTATTTCCGGCAGATGCTGAAGGATGGGCTTTGTCCGGACCGGAAGACTTTCAATTCGCTTCTCGCTGCATGTAGCCGCGTGGGGCATTTGGAAGATGCCCGTGCTGTCTTTGATGAAATGATCCATCTTGGCATTGGGCGTGACATATACACGTACAACACGTTTATTGATGCCATTTGCAAGTGTGGAAACATGGAGCTTGCTATGCAGGTTCTGTTGGATATGGAAGCGAAAGGCGTTAAGCCAAATGTTGTTACATACAGTACACTGATTGATGGATATTCCAAGTTAGAGAAGTACGAGGAGGCACTCAAGTTGTGTGAAAAGATGAAGTCTATGAGAATTCAACTGGACCGAGTTTGCTACAACACCTTGCTGGCTATTTATGTGAAGGCAGGAAAGTATGCTGAAATTGCTAATGTCTGTGACGAGATGGAAGAGCTGGGGATTGAGAAGGACACTGTCACCTACAACTCTTTGATTAATGGGTATGGAAAGCAGGGACGCTTGGATATCGTTTCTATCCTTGTTCAAGATATGAGGAAACGGGGGGTAGCTCCTAGTGTATTAACTTATTCAACTTTGATAGATATATATTCAAAGGCAGGGATGCATGGAGATGCATTCAATGTCTACTTGGATTTTAAGGAGTCAGGCCTAAAGCCAGATGTTGTTCTATTCAGCTCTTTCATTGATACATTGGCCAAGAACGGCTTGATAGAGTGGGCTTTATCTCTGCTTAATGATATGACGGAGATGGGTATCAAGCCAAATGTGGTTACCTATAATGCAATAATCGATGCATTTGGCAAGTCAAAGGTTATGATGGAGGATGATTCTGAAGTTGGTGACATGGGTATTGTTGGGGTTTATGGTGGCCAAATTGTTAGGGTTGCTAATCCAGTGTCTAGAGGAGGGCGTTCTGCAACTGATGTCCGGATGAGGAGGTCACAGGAACTGTTCTTCATTCTAGAATTGTTTCAGAAGATGGTCCAGCAGGGTGTAAGGCCAAATGTTGTAACTTTTTCTGCAATCTTAAATGCTTGCAG TCGCTGTAATAGTTTCGAGGATGCAGCCCTGTTACTGGAACAACTTCGCTTATTTGATAACTTTGTCTATGGTGTTGCTTATGGTCTTCTGGTCGGTTCTCGAGAAGTTTGGTCACAAGCTCAATCGTTATTTAATCAGTTAGGACGCATGGACTCTCCAACATCCTCTGCCTTTTACAATGCTCTTACTGATGTGCTATGGCATTTCGGCCAG AGGCGAAAAGCTCAGCAAGTTGTGTTTGAAGGGATAAATCGTCGTGTCTGGGAGAACACATGGGGTGAGTTTTGCTTGGACCTGCACCTTATGTCATGTGGTGCAGCTCAAGCAATGGTCCATGCCTGGCTCCTGAATGTGCGCTCTATCGTCTTTGAAGGAAGAGCTATGCCTGAATTTTTAAG CATTCTTACAGGGTGGGGAAAGCATAGCAGGATTGCTGGTGCAAGCACCCTCCGCCGTGTCATTGAAGCACTGCTCAATTCAATCGGAGCGCCGTTCCAGGTGGAGCGGTTCAACATCGGAAGGTTCGTGTCACCCAGCGCTGTGGTGGCAGCCTGGTTGAGAGAATCGGGCACCTTCAACATCCTTCTCCTCCACGACGAGCGGGTTCAGCAAGCAGCCCCATCCAATCTGGTACCGAGGTTACAAGCCTTGCAGTTGTAG
- the LOC4352524 gene encoding phosphoinositide phospholipase C 6 has product MGSYAYKYCMCFTRKFRSPAADPPPDVRAAFLAAGGGDGGLRRFLAQAQGETPAEVDRILALLSGGGGGGGGGGIAARLVGPRPGPAPSLDDFFGFLFNADLNPPIATQVHQDMSAPFSHYYIYTGHNSYLTGNQLNSDSSDIPIIKALQRGVRVIELDMWPNSAKNNIDILHGGTLTAPVQIIKCLKSIKEYAFCASPYPLVITLEDHLTPDLQAKVAEMLVKTFGNLLYIPSSDPINEFPSPESLMKKIIISTKPPEEYKKFLKSKDNQNINGGLANLAEEGSLRRIDSNAEESDGKDELDDQDEDSSDEDDPKFQQETACEYRELITIHAGKPKGHLKDALKVDPDKVRRLSLSETQLAKATASHGADVIRFTQKNILRVYPKGTRINSSNYDPMNAWTHGAQMVAFNMQGHDKALRLMQGFFRANGGCGYVKKPDFLLRTGPNGEVFDPNASMPVKKTLKVKVYMGDGWRMDFSKTHFDTFSPPDFYTRVGIAGVRADCVMKKTRTIEDQWVPMWDEEFTFPLTVPELAVLRIEVHEYDMSEKHDFGGQTCLPVSELKQGIRAVPLHDRRGTRYKSVRLLMRFDFL; this is encoded by the exons ATGGGGAGCTACGCGTACAAGTACTGCATGTGCTTCACCCGCAAGTtccgctcgccggcggccgacCCGCCGCCGGACGTCCgcgccgccttcctcgccgccggcggaggcgacggcgggctCCGGCGGTTCCTCGCGCAGGCGCAGGGGGAGACGCCGGCGGAGGTGGACCGCATCCTCGCGCTgctcagcggcggtggcggcggcggcggaggaggaggcatcGCGGCCCGCCTCGTGGGcccccggcccggcccggcccccTCGCTCGACGACTTCTTTGGGTTCCTCTTCAACGCCGATCTCAACCCACCCATCGCCACCCAG GTTCACCAGGACATGTCGGCGCCGTTTTCGCACTATTACATATACACCGGGCACAATTCCTACTTGACTGGGAACCAGCTGAACAGTGATTCCAGCGACATTCCGATTATCAAAGCATTGCAGAGGGGTGTCAGGGTGATTGAGCTCGATATGTGGCCGAATTCCGCTAAGAACAACATTGACATTCTTCATGGAGG GACATTGACTGCACCTGTACAAATCATCAAATGTTTGAAGTCCATTAAAGAATACGCCTTTTGTGCTTCACCATATCCTCTTGTCATTACTCTTGAGGATCACCTCACACCGGACCTCCAAGCTAAAGTAGCTGAG ATGCTCGTCAAAACATTTGGAAATCTCCTTTACATTCCTAGTTCAGACCCAATAAATGAGTTTCCTTCTCCAGAATCTCtaatgaagaaaataatcaTCTCAACTAAACCACCAGAAGAATACAAGAAGTTTCTTAAATCTAAGGATAATCAGAACATCAATGGCGGCTTAGCTAATCTGGCAGAGGAAGGAAGCTTGAGAAGAATAGATTCAAATGCTGAAGAATCGGATGGAAAG GATGAACTGGATGATCAAGATGAGGACTCCTCTGATGAGGATGATCCCAAATTTCAGCAGGAAACAGCCTGTGAGTATAGGGAACTGATCACCATCCACGCTGGCAAACCAAAAGGCCATTTGAAGGATGCGCTTAAGGTGGATCCTGACAAAGTCAGGCGCCTTTCTTTGAGCGAAACACAGCTAGCTAAAGCAACAGCTTCTCATGGTGCCGATGTTATAAG GTTCACCCAGAAGAATATACTCAGGGTGTATCCGAAGGGTACAAGGATTAATTCTTCCAACTATGATCCAATGAATGCCTGGACTCATGGTGCTCAGATGGTTGCATTTAACATGCAG GGGCATGACAAAGCACTCCGGTTAATGCAAGGATTTTTTAGAGCTAATGGAGGTTGTGGCTATGTCAAAAAGCCTGACTTCTTGCTTAGGACAGGTCCAAATGGTGAAGTATTTGACCCTAACGCAAGTATGCCTGTGAAGAAAACTCTGAAGGTGAAAGTATATATGGGAGATGGATGGCGAATGGATTTCAGTAAAACTCATTTCGACACCTTCTCTCCTCCTGATTTCTATACTAGG gtggGGATCGCTGGTGTGCGGGCAGATTGTGTGATGAAGAAGACTCGAACAATCGAGGATCAGTGGGTACCGATGTGGGATGAGGAGTTCACATTCCCTCTGACAGTCCCGGAGCTGGCTGTGCTGAGAATCGAGGTTCATGAGTACGACATGTCGGAGAAGCATGACTTTGGGGGGCAGACATGCCTGCCAGTGTCGGAGCTGAAGCAGGGCATCCGCGCTGTGCCTCTCCACGATCGCCGGGGCACCAGGTACAAGTCTGTCAGGCTCCTCATGCGCTTCGACTTCCTCTAG
- the LOC4352525 gene encoding probable serine/threonine-protein kinase SIS8: MEASGEELLKKIRELEVGQAQLKQEMSKLGGAAAAAERRRSQSVSPRRGAAPPPPHQPPLPARRLSGGFEGGARAWARGSASFPHSSPLQREGRAAAAAGGGLTEKQYTRVLQSLGQSVHILDLEGKIMYWNRSAEKLYGYPASEALGQDGLMLLIDSCDINVVNDIFRRISLGESWTGKFPVKNRAGDRFSAVATNTPFYDEDGSLVGIVCVSSDLRTMEEIISGPSICARPHPESSRTYCEASCSNSNRKASLLSRSPFDSQQPLQSTIASKITNLATKVTNKVRSRVRADENGIEREGGSGESHCSDRDAKEEPTSSGTTTPRGDAPRGAFATEESSPGKTAKMNSDESEGKVGFHRILSSKAEALLNKKGISWPWKGRDNDGPDVKNQATWPWLHGEQDGSQNHQKISDSAITQDGQGAEYNQPNKNEASGSWSSFNNNSTSSASSTGSTNSSALYKVDHEADCLDYEILWEDLVIGEQIGQGSCGTVYHALWYGSDVAVKVFSKQEYSEEVIQTFRQEVSLMKKLRHPNILLFMGAVTSPQRLCIVTEFLPRGSLFRLLQRNNTKLDWRRRVHMALDIARGMNYLHHFSPLIIHRDLKSSNLLVDKNWTVKVADFGLSRLKRETFLTTKTGKGTPQWMAPEVLRNEPSDEKSDVYSYGVILWELVTQKIPWENLNSMQVIGAVGFMNHRLEIPSETDPQWTSLILSCWETDSQLRPSFQQLLERLRELQRQYNVQTQMQRNASAAAKNSSIEE; encoded by the exons aTGGAGGCGAGCGGCGAGGAGCTCCTGAAGAAGATCCGGGAGCTGGAGGTGGGGCAAGCGCAGCTCAAGCAGGAGATGTCCaagctcggcggcgccgccgccgccgcggagcggAGGCGGTCGCAGTCGGTctcgccgcggcgcggcgcggcgccgccgccgccgcaccagccgccgctgccggcgaggCGGCTCTCCGGGGGGTTCGAGGGCGGGGCGCGCGCCTGGGCGCGCGGCTCCGCGTCGTTCCCGCACTCGTCGCCGCTGCAGCGCgagggccgcgccgccgcggccgcgggcggcgggtTGACGGAGAAGCAGTACACCAGGGTGTTGCAGTCGCTGGGGCAGTCCGTACACATTCTTGACCTCGAAGGGAAGATCATGTACTG GAATCGATCTGCAGAGAAACTGTATGGTTATCCAGCATCAGAAGCACTTGGTCAGGATGGCCTCATGCTGCTGATTGATTCCTGTGATATCAATGTGGTAAATGACATCTTCCGACGCATATCTCTGGGTGAGAGTTGGACCGGAAAGTTTCCAGTTAAGAACAGAGCTGGAGATAGATTTTCAGCTGTTGCCACCAACACTCCTTTTTATGATGAGGATGGCAGTTTGGTGGGCATTGTTTGCGTTTCAAGTGATTTGCGCACAATGGAGGAGATAATCAGTGGCCCTTCAATCTGTGCAAGGCCCCATCCAGAATCTTCTAGGACCTACTGTGAAGCTAGTTGCAGCAACAGCAATCGCAAAGCCAGTTTGTTGAGCAGAAGCCCATTTGACTCTCAGCAACCTTTGCAGTCTACTATAGCCTCCAAGATAACAAATTTG GCTACGAAGGTCACAAATAAAGTTCGTTCTAGAGTCAGGGCAGATGAAAATGGCATTGAGCGGGAAGGTGGTAGCGGTGAGAGTCATTGTTCTGATCGTGATGCCAAGGAGGAGCCAACGTCTAGTGGAACAACTACGCCAAGAGGGGACGCACCACGCGGAGCCTTTGCTACAGAAGAGAGTTCCCCTGGGAAAACTGCCAAAATGAACAGTGATGAATCAGAAGGAAAAGTAGGGTTCCACAGGATCTTGAGTTCAAAGGCAGAGGCACTGCTGAACAAGAAAGGGATATCATGGCCTTGGAAGGGGCGGGATAACGATGGACCTGATGTGAAGAACCAAGCAACCTGGCCGTGGTTGCATGGGGAGCAAGATGGCAGCCAGAATCATCAGAAAATTTCTGATTCTGCCATAACTCAAGATGGTCAAGGTGCTGAATATAACCAACCTAACAAAAATGAGGCATCAGGTTCCTGGTCCTCTTTCAACAATAACAGCACAAGCAGTGCAAGCAGCACGGGTAGTACTAATAGTAGTGCTCTTTACAAAGTAGATCATGAAGCAGATTGTTTGGATTATGAAATCCTGTGGGAAGACCTTGTCATTGGAGAACAAATTGGTCAAG GCTCGTGTGGAACAGTATATCATGCTTTGTGGTATGGCTCG GATGTGGCTGTTAAAGTTTTCTCTAAGCAAGAATATTCAGAAGAAGTGATACAGACCTTCCGACAAGAG GTATCCCTTATGAAGAAACTACGCCATCCTAATATACTTCTCTTCATGGGTGCGGTTACATCTCCACAACGCCTCTGTATCGTAACAGAGTTCCTCCCACG TGGAAGTTTGTTTCGCTTACTTCAAAGGAACAATACCAAGTTGGATTGGAGACGACGTGTTCACATGGCTTTAGATATT GCAAGGGGGATGAACTATCTTCACCATTTCAGCCCACTTATTATTCATCGGGATTTAAAATCATCCAATCTTTTGGTTGATAAGAACTGGACTGTCAAG GTTGCAGATTTTGGTCTTTCACGTCTCAAGCGTGAAACATTCCTGACAACAAAAACTGGAAAAGGAACA CCACAATGGATGGCTCCAGAGGTGTTGCGCAATGAGCCTTCTGACGAGAA GTCTGATGTTTATAGTTATGGGGTCATCCTGTGGGAGCTTGTTACTCAGAAGATACCCTGGGAAAATCTTAATTCGATGCAG GTCATTGGTGCAGTTGGTTTCATGAACCACAGGTTGGAGATTCCTAGTGAAACAGATCCTCAGTGGACATCACTTATCCTGAGTTGTTGGGAAAC TGACTCACAACTCCGTCCATCGTTCCAACAACTTCTGGAGAGACTTCGAGAGCTGCAAAGGCAGTACAATGTCCAGACTCAGATGCAGCGAAATGCATCCGCTGCTGCAAAAAATAGCAGCATTGAGGAATGA
- the LOC4352527 gene encoding ABC transporter C family member 10 produces the protein MSAAVLGGAAAAAAAPFLDRSFPPRRDVDGVPGRHPGIARRRPPPLLLASASAAAARRRPVRHASPRSLAPSPPAAPAGLQPQRCHVAGTTRAYKATGLHSLLNNEANHHDFDSKRSVSPFSTAGFFSKMLFWWMNPLIKKGYEKPLEETDIPALGIEDEAGTQYSMFMNKIDASKSSLFWIIVSCYKREILVSGFFALLKVLTLSAGPLFLKEFINVSSGKEAFKHEGFVIVLGLLFSKCLESLAQRQWYFRTRRVGVQVRSLLSAAIYRKQQKLSCSASTEHSSGEIMNYLMVDTYRIGEFPFWFHRTWTTGLQLCIALMVLYNAVGPATVASVFVIVLTVMLNAPLAKQLQNIQSKLMEAQDMRLKTMSESLTNMKVLKLYAWENHFKGVIEQLRELELKWLSAFQLGKAYTSVLFWASPALVSAATFLACYFLGVPLDPSNVFTFVAALRLVQDPINHIPNVIGSVIQARAAFNRLNEFLGASELQKDQVSMEYSAHSQYPIAIKSGCFSWDSSENYNLRNINLMVKSGTKVAICGEVGSGKSSLLAAILGEVPRTDGVIQVSGKIAYVSQNAWIQTGSVKDNILFGSTMDKPRYEETLKFCSLVHDLEILPFGDLTQIGERGANLSGGQKQRIQLARALYHDADIYLLDDPFSSVDAHTATSLFNEYVMGALSEKTVLLVTHQVEFLHAFDSVLLMSQGQIMHAASYQELLLSSREFQNLVNAHKDIVNFPNDNMVDYNGDKSPFKRETAVVLDGGKESIKNAEFDQLIRREEREIGGTGLKPYLMYLGQNKGYIYATLVAIANIAFTSGQLAQNSWLAANIQNPGVSTFNLVQVYTAIGIGSIMFLLFRALLAVDLGLQTSRSLFSQLLTALFRAPMSFFHSTPIGRILSRVSSDLNVIDLDVPFTLSFSISATLNAYINLGVLCFFTWPILFIAAPIIIMAVRLQRYYSASSKELMRINGTTKSLVANHLAESISGAVTVRAFKQEGRFFARFLELIDNNASPSFHCFAATEWLTQRLEIMATTILSSSAFVITLLPQGTLSPGVAGMVLSYGLSLNMLFLFSIQNQCSLANQIISVERISQYMDIVSEAPDIVEDNQLPVDWPSIGSIVLEDLEVKYTQDASPVLKGISCTFQGGDKIGIVGRTGSGKTTLINAIFRLVEPSGGKITIDGQDITTMGLHDLRSRIGLIPQDPILFNGSIRYNLDPHGHFSDKQIWEVLGKCQLDEVINEKKGLDSLVVEGGSNWSMGQRQLLCLGRALLRRSRILILDEATASMDNATDAVIQKTVRTELKDSTIITIAHRIPTVMDCTRVLVVNDGEMVEYEEPQKLMQTEGSFFKELLNEYRLQISRAGLQISS, from the exons ATGAGCGCCGCCGTGTTGGGAggagcagccgcagccgccgcggcgccatTCCTTGATCGTTCGTTCCCGCCGCGTCGCGACGTCGACGGCGTTCCCGGCCGCCACCCCGGGAtcgcgcggcggcgccccccGCCGCTTctgctcgcctccgcctccgccgccgccgcacgacgCCGTCCCGTCCGACATGCGTCGCCGCGTTCGCTGGCTCCCTCCCCACCTGCGGCACCGGCCGGCCTGCAGCCGCAGCGCTGCCACGTGGCCGGCACGACGCGAG CCTACAAAGCAACCGGATTGCACAGCCTGCTAAACAATGAAGCCAATCACCATGATTTCGATTCTAAGAGATCAGTTTCTCCATTTTCAACGGCTGGATTTTTCAGCAAGATGTTGTTTTGGTGGATGAATCCCTTGATTAAGAAGGGTTATGAGAAGCCTCTTGAAGAGACAGACATACCTGCTTTGGGTATTGAGGATGAAGCAGGCACACAATACTCAATGTTCATGAACAAAATCGATGCCAGTAAATCATCTCTTTTCTGGATAATTGTTTCGTGCTACAAGAGGGAGATTCTTGTTTCTGGGTTCTTTGCATTGCTCAAGGTGCTTACTCTGTCTGCTGGTCCATTATTCCTGAAGGAGTTCATCAATGTGTCTTCAGGAAAAGAAGCTTTCAAGCATGAAGGCTTTGTCATAGTTCTTGGACTTCTTTTCTCCAAATGCCTAGAATCACTAGCCCAGAGACAGTGGTATTTTCGCACGCGAAGAGTGGGTGTTCAAGTGAGATCACTCTTGTCAGCTGCGATTTATCGAAAGCAACAGAAATTGTCATGCTCTGCCAGCACAGAGCATTCTTCTGGGGAGATAATGAACTATCTCATGGTGGACACCTACAGGATTGGGGAATTCCCTTTCTGGTTCCATCGTACATGGACTACAGGACTCCAGCTTTGTATTGCCTTGATGGTACTGTATAATGCTGTCGGTCCTGCAACAGTAGCATCTGTTTTTGTTATAGTGCTGACTGTGATGTTGAAtgcccctctagccaagcaatTGCAAAACATCCAAAGTAAACTCATGGAAGCTCAAGATATGAGGTTGAAAACTATGTCCGAGTCACTCACAAACATGAAGGTCTTGAAGCTTTATGCATGGGAGAACCATTTCAAGGGTGTTATAGAACAATTGAGGGAGTTGGAGCTAAAGTGGTTGTCAGCATTCCAGCTGGGAAAAGCGTATACTAGTGTTCTTTTCTGGGCATCACCTGCACTTGTTTCAGCTGCAACATTTCTAGCATGCTACTTTCTAGGAGTCCCACTTGATCCCAGCAACGTGTTCACCTTTGTAGCTGCACTGCGTCTCGTGCAGGATCCTATCAATCATATTCCAAATGTCATCGGGTCTGTAATCCAAGCAAGGGCTGCCTTCAATCGGTTAAACGAATTTCTTGGTGCATCTGAGCTACAAAAGGATCAAGTTTCGATGGAGTATTCTGCACATAGCCAGTATCCTATAGCAATCAAATCTGGCTGTTTCTCATGGGATAGCTCTGAAAATTATAATCTGAGGAATATTAATTTGATGGTGAAATCAGGGACAAAGGTAGCAATCTGTGGTGAGGTTGGTTCTGGAAAATCGTCTCTTTTGGCAGCTATTCTGGGAGAAGTCCCAAGGACAGATGGAgtg ATTCAAGTTTCTGGTAAAATAGCATATGTTTCTCAGAATGCATGGATCCAAACAGGATCTGTGAAGGACAATATACTTTTTGGTTCTACCATGGACAAGCCAAGATATGAAGAGACTCTTAAGTTTTGTTCACTGGTGCATGACCTTGAAATTTTGCCCTTTGGTGACCTTACTCAAATCGGGGAAAGAGGAGCAAATCTTAGTGGAGGGCAGAAGCAACGCATTCAATTAGCTCGTGCATTGTATCACGATGCGGATATTTATCTTTTAGATGACCCTTTCAGCTCTGTCGATGCACATACAGCTACAAGTCTTTTTAAT GAATATGTGATGGGAGCTTTGTCGGAAAAGACGGTTCTGCTAGTAACACATCAAGTGGAGTTCTTGCATGCATTTGATTCTGTTCTA TTAATGTCCCAAGGACAGATTATGCATGCTGCTTCTTACCAAGAGCTCCTATTATCTTCCAGAGAATTCCAGAACCTTGTGAATGCACATAAAGATATTGTCAACTTTCCAAACGATAACATGGTGGACTACAATGGAGATAAGAGCCCCTTCAAAAGGGAGACTGCTGTTGTTCTTGATGGGGGGAAAGAATCCATCAAGAATGCAGAATTTGATCAACTAAttaggagagaagagagggaaaTTGGTGGCACTGGTCTGAAGCCTTATTTGATGTATTTGGGCCAGAATAAGGGCTACATATATGCTACTCTTGTAGCTATAGCTAACATTGCATTCACATCTGGACAATTAGCACAGAACTCATGGCTTGCAGCCAATATTCAAAATCCCGGTGTAAGCACATTTAATCTGGTTCAGGTGTATACGGCCATTGGAATTGGTTCAATCATGTTCTTACTATTTAGAGCTCTGTTGGCAGTTGATCTAGGTCTTCAGACATCAAGGTCTTTATTTTCCCAACTACTTACTGCCCTATTTCGTGCACCAATGTCTTTCTTTCATTCCACTCCAATTGGAAGGATACTTAGCCGT GTATCTTCTGACTTAAATGTAATCGATCTTGATGTCCCGTTTACTTTATCTTTCAGTATTAGTGCCACACTTAATGCTTATATCAATTTGGGTGTTTTATGTTTCTTTACCTGGCCAATTTTGTTTATTGCTGCACCCATAATCATTATGGCCGTCAGATTGCAG AGATACTATTCAGCCTCTTCAAAAGAATTGATGCGGATCAATGGCACTACAAAATCTCTTGTTGCCAATCACCTTGCAGAATCAATTTCAGGAGCAGTTACAGTAAGAGCCTTTAAGCAAGAAGGTCGTTTTTTTGCTAGATTTTTGGAGCTTATTGACAATAATGCAAGCCCATCATTTCATTGTTTCGCTGCAACTGAATGGTTGACTCAACGTTTGGAGATAATGGCTACTACTATTCTTTCATCATCTGCTTTCGTCATCACTCTTCTTCCCCAGGGAACATTAAGTCCCG GTGTTGCAGGGATGGTGCTTTCTTATGGTCTTTCACTAAACATGTTATTCCTTTTCTCCATTCAAAATCAGTGTTCCCTTGCAAACCAAATAATTTCTGTTGAAAGGATAAGCCAATACATGGATATTGTGAGTGAGGCACCAGATATTGTGGAAGACAATCAACTTCCGGTTGATTGGCCCTCGATTGGTAGCATAGTACTTGAAGATTTGGAG GTTAAATATACTCAAGATGCTTCTCCAGTACTGAAAGGAATTTCTTGCACATTTCAAGGCGGGGATAAAATTGGGATAGTTGGTCGAACAGGAAGTGGAAAGACAACTTTGATAAATGCAATTTTCCGGCTTGTCGAGCCTTCTGGAGGAAAGATAACCATTGATGGTCAAGACATTACAACAATGGGCTTACATGACTTACGATCTCGAATTGGTCTTATTCCTCAAGATCCTATACTTTTCAATGGTTCCATAAGATACAATTTGGATCCTCATGGGCATTTCTCGGACAAACAAATCTGGGAA GTTCTAGGAAAATGTCAACTTGATGAAGTAATTAATGAGAAGAAAGGGTTGGATTCACTTG TTGTGGAAGGAGGATCAAACTGGAGCATGGGCCAAAGGCAGCTACTTTGCTTGGGCCGTGCCCTCCTGCGACGAAGCCGCATCTTGATCCTTGACGAGGCTACAGCATCAATGGACAATGCAACTGATGCTGTCATTCAGAAAACCGTCAGGACAGAATTAAAAGACAGCACAATCATCACAATCGCGCATCGGATTCCAACAGTGATGGACTGCACCAGGGTACTTGTTGTCAATGATG GGGAAATGGTCGAGTATGAAGAGCCCCAGAAACTGATGCAGACTGAAGGATCCTTTTTCAAGGAACTCCTCAATGAATACAGGCTGCAGATATCAAGAGCAGGCTTGCAGATTTCCTCCTGA